cttttcctttctttttttgGCCTAACTTATCTACAGAAAAATTTGGTAAACATTTTTATCTGGCCTCTAAACCTAAACCGTAGTGCTAATTGCATGCCCAAGGCTGTAAAGTTTAAGCGATTCGCAaatgtttgatttaaaaaaaaaaaaaaaaacgtgaaaCATAACAAGTTTGTGTGTTGGTGATTTCCTCAAATAATAGAATTCCCCCACCAACGATTAAATCCCAATTTCTTAATACAATTTGATTGATGATTTATAGGGCAGCGCGTCTAGTAGGCAAGGTAATTTCCAATCAAGATAAACAGAAAACAcgtagaaaaaacaaaaaacagggCCAAGGCATGGAGAAAATTTACTTTGGCAAAACTGAGGTGTAAATgaaaaatcaaatcggacaaaggaTATGGAAAAGATCGTAGGCAAAAGAAAGTCACCAGCAACAGTTGTGAGTCTAATGTTTattttaaacattattttactttttttttagtttttatttttttgataaaaataatcAACAATTGTTCTTATAGTTCTTTAAAAAAACTGTAGCTTGGCGACAAGGTCGAACTTAAATTCTATGGTAAATCGAAACGAACAAAATATTCGTTGTCTAAAGGAAAACAAAATCATTAAAGTTATcataatcataataataatgctaacaataaaataaaacaaactatTACAAGTTTCTTTAATTGAAGACAACAAAAGTGATGCGACGATTTCGTTGTTACAAAAAAATCGCCCTATACTGCTGGAACGACTCGAGTTTGTAATTTACTTAATATGATTTCATCAAAGCTAACAGAGTGTTTCAGGACAACGAAATAGaagtagaaaaaataaaacaaaataatacaaaaaatacaTGCAAATTtccaatataaaaatttgtcaaagtaaTTTGGCCGCCGTTCCTTagaaacaaataataataaaaatattttctttcagATGTCTATATATAGAGTTAAATATGAAGTAGTAGTCATTGCTTTCATGTTTAAAGTACATATGTATAGATTTACTATGATAAGTCCTAAGTGTACATAGATAGTCTAAGAAGGGGGTGATTGGTTGCTTGGCTGGTGGATAGCCAGCTGTGGTCGAGCTCGACATAACCAAGCTTCGTGTTGGTGTGTGTATCAGGGGAGTAGGTGGGTTGGTTTGGGCTGAATAGAGATTTGAGTTGGATTTaagttttagcattttttgtgacGTTACATCTATGATTGCATCGTTGTCGTTACTGGCCGTTCATCAAGGCATATCAATGTCCAGCGAATCTGGTGACAGTAGCAGGGATTCGCTTGGCCCCGAGGTCACCATAGACAACTGATCGCCCATTATGGCATGTGAGAGATCTACAGAgttatgatgatggtgatggtggccAACATCGTCGACGCCATCGTTATCATCGCGCATAGGGTGCAAGTGATGATGCTGCGTGGGATCCAAAGTGTCCAAATGACTTTGTGCATCTAGCGCATGTTGATGCGATGAGGAGAGCAAGGGATCTCGCCCGTGCTGCAGCGACGAAGGGGATGTGGGATAGCTGTCActgtgatgatgatggtggtgataATGCAAATGACTGTGATCTCCCATCGACAATAGACCGAAATTGGGACTACTACCACTGCTGCCATTACTGGGACTTGGTGGACACTGGAGCAGACTGTTGTTGCTGgtctgatgatgatggtggtgggcGAGGGCGTGTTGATGACCATGCAGATGTGCGTGCTGATTGAGATGCAGATGATTGTGGTCGCAGTTGTTGCTGCTACAATTGTTTGAGCCAAGACTACACCCTCCATCGCCCAGGTTGCAGCAACTGCTGTTTACCACAATAGTTGCGGCATTATCACCACAGCAACTTGTCGTTGATTTGTATGCCATCGAGCCGTTGTTATTTCCACTCGTAGGCGATGGCATCGCAGAGCCACAAACATATAAGTCATCTATGGAAAGATGATGATTGCTATTGTGAGCATGTTCATGGCCACAATCGTTGCCATTCGAGTTGAAGCTATGCACACTAcattgcatttgcattgatGAGCTGTtattctggttgttgttgttgctgctattgTTCAGGTTGGGGGAATGAGAAGCTGACATTAACTGGCCGCCATTGTGCGATGAAGACGAAGAGAACATGGGATCATCGCCCTGAATCACAGGCTTGGTGTCCTCCATCATTTCTTCATTGGTATTAATACTGAGGTTACTCTTGCTGCTCTCTATTGTGGGCAGCGGCTTTGTATCCAttggctgttgctgttgctgttgtgtaGCATCGTTGATTTGAGGCGTCGAGTGATGATTCAATGATGTTGGACTAGGACATTTTAGGAAGGAAGTTCGAGTTGTGGGCGCTGAAACAGAAGTCACACTAAAATCGGTCAGAGGCAAGCCATGTGATTTGGCCTGCATTTCCAGCTCTTTGATTCGATTCATGAGTCGACGATTCTGTACTTCTGTCTGGCGATGACGATATTCGTTTTGTTTCAGACGAGAAATTTCATGCTTCAAGCACTTTATGTAGTCCACCGAACTCTTAAGTATGGTGCCCTTATTAGGCCGTATGTCGCGCACCACTTCATAATAGGGATCATTAGTTTTGGGTAGTAGTGTGCCTAATTCTTTTATACGATCGTTTATGTTAAAACGCCTGCGTCTTTCAATCATGTTGTGATTGTCCTTCTTTTGCCGATCTTTGGCCAAAGCGTGTGCTTCGACTTCGGAGAAAGAATTTGGCTCTTGTTTGATATTTAACTCGGAGGAGAAGCTACTGCCACCATCATCCATTCGAAGAGTATCATTCAAATGACGAGAATCCATGTTGTGAAGTATGTCGTCAAAATCCAAGTCTGCATCGCTCTCAAACGAAGGCAGTTCGGAGGTGCTAGTAGCGACTGAGCTAAGGCTCGGTGACATGGGTGTCGAGTGTAAAGGACTGGTTACATTACTGGGTGCAGAACCATTTGCTGTTGTTGCCAATAAGTTGGTGTTGCGCATTAAAGTAACTAGATTTCCAGGACTTGAGCGACTAGCCAAAGACGAAATCGAATTGCCGCCATTGCTAGGTTTTTTGttcgctgttgttgttttttgctgCTCTCCTCCACCACCTCCATTGTTCGCACTCATATTGCCACTGTAGTAAGGCACggaattgttattattattactacTACTGGCCCCCACACTGTAGGGTGACAAAGTAATGGCATCATCCATCATGGAGACACTACTATTTGGTGTAGTAGATGTTGGGGTCAAACGCACATGCCTCGGAGAGTTGTGGTTAGATTCGTTTGCATTGTTATTGCTGGCCATGCCTGCTCCGGTGTAGCTGCTGGAACGATCCTGTGTGGAATTGGCCACGGCCAACTTGAGGTTGCCTGCAGAGGCCGAGGTACCTGAGTTTTTGTTCTGAAACAGTTGGCCACTCCATTCTGATTGCTTAAATGATTCACTTAAATACTGGCGCACCTGATTCTTTTGCTTTTGTATCACATGGTAACGTGTGGGATTTTCCAAGACTGTGCGTACTTGCAACACCTGCTGCGGTACATCCACTTCAATGGGGACTTTTAGGGTCATTGGGCTGGATTGGGGGGTGGAATTAAAACTGTTGCTGTTTGAGTGGTGATCAAACCGGCGATTAGAGCCGCCGTTACTATTCACCACAAGTTGGGGGGAACTACTTTGttgatgctgttgctgctgttgttgttgttgttggaggttatagatttgctgttgctgctgttggtgATGTTGACGCTGCTGAAtaagttgttgctgctgctgttgtctcTGCATTTCAAGAGCTTCAGCCTCGCGTTTCTCAGCCTCCAAACGTTCCATCTCCTGTTGCTGCTCCCGTTGCAACTGCAACTTCAAGTGTGTCCTTGAGGTGGGTGTGACTGTCTTGAAAGTCGGTATGCTATCGGGCCGTATCGATTGGGTGGCAGACTTCAACTCATAAAATTCCACCTCGTCCGAATGCGGCCCGGACACCTTGACCGCAGGCAACACATCGTCATATTTATCCTCGTCCATTAGACAATAATCGATCTCGAAATTGAAATCTAAATCGATCCCCGATTCAGCCATTatgatggtggtgatgatgaGACAATATTTTTCTCAGTGTTTCCCCCCTCCCTACTACTCCGCCAGCCAACGGATTAGCTTATAATACTTTTATTGGTATTTTCAGTTTTGCTTCGACTTTAAGATATTCTCGATAATTATGTTAACTTTCGACTATACACTATACCTTGGAAGCAGTCATCATGTTATTTTCTATATACACTGCGGCGTTGTCGTCGATTTCGGCGTCGTAAGCGGCGGCGGCAGCGGAGGCGTATGACGACAAACCTGATGAATTTTTATATCTTTGTATAATAGTATTAACAAAAAATATCTGATAGATTatcacaaaatttcactgactGATTTCTTTTTTACGGGGGAGAGGGATGTGAGCAGGTATTTGCTGCCACTTTTATTGCACCACCATTATTATCTCGAATGTTTGTTTGTAATTTACGTCTTTGCCACCATTCCACTCCTTTTTCCAAGAATTAAGAACTAAAATAAGACagcaaatgccaaaaaaaaaacaatacacaATTAACAACAAATATGCGCAACAATTAAAGAATACTAATAATTAACATTAACGAAAAAAGAAAAGTTAACATTCCCAAGAGAATGAacgaaagaaataaaaaataatttcgatcttttttttttttgactttacGAAAACACAGACAACAACTTTACCATATCGCGAAGAAATAATGGATTCTGGCAGggctctcactctctctcacaGGTGGCAACGAGTGTAGTTCTGTTATGTAAGTTTACGAGAGAGAAAACTTTACACATCAATTGTTATTTTGTTCGGGCGATCATTTTGTTTGCAGTtctctgtattttttttttttttgttttcaattttcccCGTTTacgttgttgtttcttttttcaatgCTTTTCCGATATTTCCACGAGCTATGTTCTTGATTGACATGTAAACGATCGCACACCGACGGCTATAGCAACGAAGTTAAGAAGTTTACTTTTCCGACTTTATACACACGATCAACTGGTATTTTAACGTTTACCCCACTGACTGGCTTTTAGTAGTTATGGCGTTGCCATATGTCAGCCAAGGCATATGAACTCAAGAAATTGCccaaaaaatataaagaaattccAAAATGCCCAATGTTTAAACGGACAAGACATGTGGGTAacggaaataaattaaaattcagTACGAAAAGATTTGTTTAACGTTTTGATGGGTATATTATGGTATGTATAATCAAAATTGGTCCCacatacaaaatgttagccaattgcAATTAACATGTAACGGTTTCAGTCAACCCGTTTCCAAACTCATGTAACTGGGGCTGGTTATCGAATTATTTTCCGGCCAGGGGCTACCGCTTCagtgttgcaaaaatgcaaattttgccaatggacattccactaaggaacaggggccgcTTTAGTGTTACTTGTTGTAATTTTaagtaattaattaaaataaaattaaatttgcacaTGGAGGAAGCAGGAGCCGGTTGCCGGCCTCTCActtagactctccactcgatcaGTGGTATATTGTGCACCACTGCAGTTTAAGTAACTATGTATACTTAtgcagcattccactattcgaaACCTGTGGAAGCGCCCGGTAACTCTAAGCTGAGCGTTTcctgataacgatgaacacaaCATCAATGAGATCATTTTCTTGTTGTTGAAGCGGTGTAACTGGGTTGGGGTGCGTCCAAAGGGATCTGGTCCCATGTCGAGTACGATCAGTTGGACAGTAAAACACCACTGCAGTTTAAGTAACTATATATACTTAtgcagcattccactattcgaaACCTGTGGAAGCGCCCGGTAACTCTAAGCTGAGCGTTTcctgataacgatgaacacaaCATCAATGAGATCATTTTCTTGTTGTTGAAGCGGTGTAACTGGGTTGGGGTGCGTCCAAAGGGATCTGGTCCCATGTCGAGTACGATCAGTTGGACAGTAAAACATGTGGCATGTAATCCAAGGATACAATCGGTACATAAGTACATCCAACACACTGGACTGCGTGAATGCCATTTAGACCCTCTTGCAGCGCCATCTGATCAACAGATTCTCTCTTGTAGTGCTCAGTCTCacactctagatcatgtagatccttCTTGTTGTCTCTGGGCTATGAatgtctatccacaagatgatggtcgggatggtctctgcgatagcaGCTACTTGGACATCATGTAGTTGTAGCTTTTGCAAGGACAGGGCGTATACCTCCTGATTGAAATAAAGGTTATCTTGCAGTACGCAGCTTATTTAAAGATCTGAATATAATTCCACTGTGTGTTGCTGAGCTGACGTGTCCACACAGGTGCTGTATAGTTTAATAGCTTTGTATATAGTCAACTAGGTTACTTAATCTATAAaacctgtcaaatgtgacaccaattccaattttgggaaatttggtGTTCAGAATGGTCACGCCTTCGACTTCAACTTCTTATTCGTCTCCACTGAAGATGAAGCTGAAGATTTGATGGCGGATATCTTCAACTTTCCGGTAATGAAATAAACGGCAAGATCGGCAAGGTAGCAGTGCAATCTTACGCAGATATCATCAAAGAGTAATTATGGGCAGACTGCCCAGAATGTGGGTACCAACGGTTAACCGACAGtttatacacgttgtatagctcatgttgttgttgttatagcagtgtgtcgaacactgaggcggcagcccttgccgatgaagaaatccattgggtcaatccggtacgtacaaccggctgtcatgggattgttgTATAGCTTTTGTGGGAAGACCGCTCCAAATCGTACATAGATAGTCCGTAATCAATGGAAAGAGACACATCTAACTATGGTTATCGGAACTATAAAAGTAAATTATAAGTTACGTAAACATATGTCTCGTATTTGCATTAAAAATAATGATATCTATCGACTACTTGGAGGATAGCTTTCTTTGTCAGTTAGCTTTGTGAAGTGAATTCATCGGAAGGAGAAAAGGGAAGATGAGGAATTATGATGGTCCTTAATCTGGCCAGCGTGGATGTCTAGACGACTAATGTATTGGCATCATCCTCCGCGAACCTAATCTAAACACAGCTCAATCTCCGCAGTGTCGGACCTGAGTTTTATTTTCATACATTGCATTTGGGGGGTCATTAGCTCCTGGCACAGGCCAAATTTGCCTATTCTGCTCAGAATGACGTAGTCCCCCGCCTCCACTTTACCCTTTATAGCACATTGTAACCCAGGAGTCTTTGAATAACGCATTGTAACCGCGACAATTGCGCGAGCTGCGGGTTTGGGCAAAGTTCTGTTGCTCTTATAGCCGTACGAGAGAATTCAGAGGGGTCGCATAGTCCGATGACGAGGAAGCGGCGACGACCAACTGCTAACTACATTTGCACAGCATCTTGCAAAGTAATCCGAAATTTTGACTTGCTTAATATCAAGCGGCaaagcagatttttttttggcgcAACTACGTTCAGCCATTTGCTTTCACTTCTATTGTTCTCGACTTGATGCCAAATTGCTAGTGTATTCCGCCTTTAAACAGGGTCCACATGATATACGTCACCCGTTTACCTCTCCAGCCAATCATCAATATGCAAGGTGAGGTGTAAATTTACCTTTATTTATGCCTTATCTCTTAActggatataaaattcaattatcaGAAGAGAACACTTAAAGGATGAACCCACAACACCATCCATTAAGTGTTCTCTTCtgataattgaattttatatccagTTAAGAGATAAGATAATGGATGAACCCACAACACAATGAAACTACAAATCCTTATTCAatcccaggattcactaatagaaggttaggtcacatgcaaaaacacaaagtggataggccccataaacatcattaaggatgtcaaatctgacgattgaaaatgtcatcatataggagaaaacgtaaacaaagaatgaatgtaaaaagagaacaagttgacatcctcaatgccaagtactgccaaatattaaaaaaaaagtatatcggctgatcgcttggcttaaccttattcagtgaatcctgattcaatcccatggcagctggttgttcGTACCGGACTGACCccatggattccttcatcggcaagggctgccgcctcagtgtacaacactgcttcaacaataacaacaacaaatcctTAGTTAAAAAATTGATTAAGATTCTCTCGAATCGGGCAACACCTTTTGAAATTGGCGAATTTTTGTTCCCATATATAAgaacaaatttataaatatgGCAACACATTGGAGCTATGCTCATCAAAAATCTCTCATCTTCACACATATAAAACAAATTAGCACAATTAACACAGACGTAATAAATTAACACAATTATTACCAATTCAAATTCAACACGATTCTTTAAAACTCCCTCGAGCGAGATAGAGAGAAGTAAGTTTTTATAACTTTCGTCTGATACACACAACATCCACTCGATACAAATGCAATGCAGCGGATTTGGCTCCCAGCAACAAGAACAATTTGATAACTCATTAATACCATGCTTTTGCTATTAAATCCCAttgataaaataataattttcttcTTAGCAAATCGTTTCTCAAACAATGTTCGTTGTATTCTAATTTGGAAATTGGAATTGGGAAAACGAATAGATCGAAAGCAATTGAATTGTGAAGTTTCCGTGAACAATTTAATACATCTTTCAATATAAATTTACAAATAGCAACGTACTGTTACGGCACAGaaacttgttttgtatttttttttttaatttaccattttaaaatactttaaattaaacaataacCGCGCATGCAAGCATTTCAAATTTCGTTTTATTGTGGACTTTTTCGATATCGTTGTTGGCTCTTGGCTTTGAAATCGATTACTGCCTGGAGGAAGTGATGCCAACTGTATCAGTTCTAAAATAAAACGTATATATTAAATATGTACTATACAGTACCCAACTCCATAGAACAATTTGTTCTGGGTAAAATTAAGAAGGCAAAGTCAAAAACCTAACAATAACAAATTCAACGAAACAACCTTGTGGCAATGGGGGTAGAAAtgacagttgcccaacaacaaaatattgattgcATCACagtattaagttttttttacaaaatgattTCAACATGTTGCTAGCAACATTGTCAAATTTCGTAGATTTTAAAAGTACATGTCTATTAAATGCAGCGGTGAATGATAATCATTTGTTTACAACGATtgttagttaaatttttttaaaaaacattgtctttttttttttggagagatATTAGGGATATGAAAGACACTACACCAATGTCCAACATCCGAAGAGCGCGAGTTCCAGACTCTCTCAATCAAAAGACTGTACTCAACGCAACGTACAAGTGCAAAGGTCTCAGATCAAGTATCGCATTCAGTGATActatgtgtacatgtgacgaATGCACCTTTTTTTCACCAATACCATTAAGCAGCGTTTACATagcacatcatgatcgtactcatcgtgtgtattacaatgaccatacatcagatgtgccatgtaaactcagcaTTACAATGACCATACATCAAATGTGCCCTGTAAACTCAGCATTAAGATGTCAGTTTTGTGTTCAGATTCGCAGCAAATTACCTAatttttttgcacgacgttcTCCATGATTTGTTCCTCTTTCTCTCATTTTAATTGCTCAGGTACCCACACGAGGGCAAGTGTTTTTGGTTGTGTGAGAATAATGTCAATTTTGAAATGACAGCTTGATAACGAGATGGCGgattgtacaaatgagaccgtctttaattgtttcgccatgctcCCGATTTCATATCTCCATACATCAAGTGTGAACTGCTTGTAATTATCGATTAATAGCCTATGAGCCCCGTTATTAAAATTGTACAGTCTGGCAACACTTCAATCAGCTGTGTTTTGTGGGATAAAAACAATAGTCGCTTTCTGGTATTGACATCAacattcatcaaaattttgtgaaaattattCCCTAAAAACGCCCCTCTTCCCAATAAGAAAGTTTAATCACCTAATATATCAGCATATATTAAAAAGGGAGTAACAACACAACAATTGAAGTAtagattttattgaaaacagTAGTGTATACTATACAAAAATGGATTTACAACAATTAGAGGAGGAGGCGCGGCAGGCGGCTCTAAAAGATATCATAAATATGCTGCAACGTCCTGGTCAACTAGAAAAGGTCGAGCAGTATCGCCACCGTGTGGCCCGTAAGAAGGCCTCCGTTGAAGCTCTGCTAAAGACGGGTATGCAAAACCAATTGGAAGGTGTCCGCGTAGGTCTTAAACAACTAAAAACTTGTTTGGAGGATGTTCGTGAGTTAAGGCGCAGCATGGGTGTGGTAGAGCAACTCATGCAAGGTGTTCCCGAAATATATGACGCCTTGGAGGATGTGCGTGAAGAAAATACCAAACATTCTCAATATGCCACAGCTGTGGAAAATCTCAAGCATATCTATAATGTGGAGGCTAGCGTGCAGAAGACAATGGCTCTAATCGAGGAGGATAAACTGCTGAATGCACATCAATCGTTGGCTGACCTTGAGAATGCTCGCGATGATCTTTTGTATGAATTACATAAACAGCCCAAGCAGCATGCCTCCGATAAAATAACACTGAAGAggcattttgagaaaatcgataCTGTGTCACAGGCTTTAGAGAAGAAGTTACGTCTTATTTTGAGTCGCACCTTGAATACTGTGCGAAAGGAACCGAAATTCATTGTGACTGCTTTGCGTATTGTGGAGCGCGAAGAAAAAAATGATCAGTTTGCTTTGCAGCAACAAAAGGTAACATCATTCTTGCCTCCAGGACGTCCCAGGCAGTGGCGCGCAATGGCAATGAATGTTTTAAAAGAGGCAGTAGTTATTCGCATTGAAAGTT
The genomic region above belongs to Stomoxys calcitrans chromosome 5, idStoCalc2.1, whole genome shotgun sequence and contains:
- the LOC106092282 gene encoding uncharacterized protein DDB_G0283357: MAESGIDLDFNFEIDYCLMDEDKYDDVLPAVKVSGPHSDEVEFYELKSATQSIRPDSIPTFKTVTPTSRTHLKLQLQREQQQEMERLEAEKREAEALEMQRQQQQQQLIQQRQHHQQQQQQIYNLQQQQQQQQQHQQSSSPQLVVNSNGGSNRRFDHHSNSNSFNSTPQSSPMTLKVPIEVDVPQQVLQVRTVLENPTRYHVIQKQKNQVRQYLSESFKQSEWSGQLFQNKNSGTSASAGNLKLAVANSTQDRSSSYTGAGMASNNNANESNHNSPRHVRLTPTSTTPNSSVSMMDDAITLSPYSVGASSSNNNNNSVPYYSGNMSANNGGGGGEQQKTTTANKKPSNGGNSISSLASRSSPGNLVTLMRNTNLLATTANGSAPSNVTSPLHSTPMSPSLSSVATSTSELPSFESDADLDFDDILHNMDSRHLNDTLRMDDGGSSFSSELNIKQEPNSFSEVEAHALAKDRQKKDNHNMIERRRRFNINDRIKELGTLLPKTNDPYYEVVRDIRPNKGTILKSSVDYIKCLKHEISRLKQNEYRHRQTEVQNRRLMNRIKELEMQAKSHGLPLTDFSVTSVSAPTTRTSFLKCPSPTSLNHHSTPQINDATQQQQQQPMDTKPLPTIESSKSNLSINTNEEMMEDTKPVIQGDDPMFSSSSSHNGGQLMSASHSPNLNNSSNNNNQNNSSSMQMQCSVHSFNSNGNDCGHEHAHNSNHHLSIDDLYVCGSAMPSPTSGNNNGSMAYKSTTSCCGDNAATIVVNSSCCNLGDGGCSLGSNNCSSNNCDHNHLHLNQHAHLHGHQHALAHHHHHQTSNNSLLQCPPSPSNGSSGSSPNFGLLSMGDHSHLHYHHHHHHSDSYPTSPSSLQHGRDPLLSSSHQHALDAQSHLDTLDPTQHHHLHPMRDDNDGVDDVGHHHHHHNSVDLSHAIMGDQLSMVTSGPSESLLLSPDSLDIDMP